A DNA window from Microcystis aeruginosa NIES-843 contains the following coding sequences:
- a CDS encoding DUF3616 domain-containing protein, with protein MQPLNFSIIQEIKHQGICDASAATALGENKFVVGNDEADPKLGNFLWIYSSQESGKALKTIDINSWVKNNLKNKEIDLEGVTVLNDIIYWITSHGRNKNAEQKLPRHQFFASKITDDGSSIVQVGESYTQLVLRDIIEDSQLAEIFDFKTAETKAPKAEGGLNIEGLTATQDGNILIGFRNPIPSNKALLLTLKNPYSLVNNSSNARADFGDPILLDLGGLGIRSIEFWPALEVYLIIAGEFHGGDQFVFYTWSGKKEDAPEKIESLQFPDGFRPEALLFYPHFPDRFQILSDDGTIERVGNTPCKNTDKNNPEKYFRSIWVKVN; from the coding sequence ATGCAACCTCTCAACTTTTCTATTATCCAAGAGATCAAACATCAAGGAATTTGTGATGCTTCTGCAGCCACTGCTTTAGGAGAAAATAAATTTGTTGTTGGTAATGATGAGGCGGATCCAAAATTAGGTAATTTTCTCTGGATTTATTCCTCTCAAGAGTCGGGAAAAGCCCTGAAAACAATTGACATTAATAGTTGGGTGAAGAACAATCTTAAAAATAAAGAAATCGACTTGGAGGGGGTAACTGTGCTAAATGACATAATCTATTGGATTACTTCCCATGGCCGCAATAAAAATGCCGAACAAAAACTCCCTCGTCATCAATTTTTTGCCAGTAAAATTACCGATGACGGCTCTAGTATAGTTCAAGTGGGTGAGTCTTATACTCAGTTAGTCTTGCGCGATATTATCGAAGACTCTCAATTGGCTGAAATATTTGATTTCAAAACGGCAGAAACCAAAGCTCCTAAAGCTGAAGGAGGATTAAATATTGAAGGTTTAACGGCAACTCAAGACGGAAATATCTTAATCGGTTTTCGTAATCCCATACCAAGTAATAAAGCTCTTTTATTAACTCTAAAAAATCCTTACAGTTTAGTTAATAATTCCAGCAATGCTCGGGCTGATTTTGGTGATCCTATCCTGTTAGATTTGGGAGGATTAGGAATTCGTAGCATTGAATTTTGGCCTGCTTTAGAAGTATATTTAATTATTGCTGGAGAATTTCATGGAGGCGATCAATTTGTTTTCTATACTTGGTCAGGAAAAAAAGAAGATGCACCGGAAAAGATAGAATCACTGCAATTCCCTGACGGTTTTCGTCCAGAAGCTTTGTTGTTTTATCCCCATTTCCCAGATCGCTTTCAGATTTTAAGCGATGATGGTACAATCGAGCGAGTTGGTAATACTCCCTGTAAAAATACCGATAAAAATAATCCCGAAAAATATTTCCGCAGTATTTGGGTAAAAGTTAATTAA